The sequence TACACCTGCGCGTATCTTCTTCCCCGTTTTAGCATCAGTAACCTTAACAGACTTTTTTACCAACTCAGTCCCCGCAGGGATAGGGTCAATTACCTTAAGTCCGCTTTTAACCTTTTTACCGGCTGTGATTCTAATCGTGTATTCCAGTGTGTCTCCCTTTTCCGCGCTCTTTTTATCGACTGATTTTGAAACAAAGTAAGTCCCCAACTTGCTCCTGACCGTAAGCAAATCGGCAAGTCCCGCCAAAGCACTAACGGTATCGATTGTCAGCTCGACACCAGCAGGCTGAATCGCCATTACTGGTTCGGTAACTTCAAAAGTTCTTACATCACTTTCCGCTATTTTTGCAACACCCGAGAAAAGTTCCACTCGCCAGGCATACTTGCCCAACTCAAGCTCTTTAGCGCTAACCGGGTATCTTAACGATGTTTCCACAACTTTCGTCTCAAACCAAGGTGGATTAGCCTCCATAGCTTCGTAAGGCGTCTGTGCATCGTATATTTTAACCAGCCTAAACAGGAATGTATCGCCGACCATGGGAGTAGTGGTTCCCTCAAGGCGCCAGCTGAAAATTGGGGTTTTTGTGCCTATACGCACTCCATCTCCGGGTCTTATAAGGATGGGGCGGCGCGGGGTTCTAACCATGTGCTCTATGCAACTTTGCCCCAGAACCTCGCCCGTGGACGCGTTAACTACCTCAATGCATATTTTATACAATCCATCAGGAAGCTTTCTCGTTCTTTGAATATAGCTTCTGCATTCCTCGTTGTACCCCACATCGCGGAGTTTTCTTATGTCGCTATACCTTATTATTTTCGTTCCGGGTGGCAGTTCGAAATCATTAGTTTTCGCCTCAAAAACCACACCAGCGCCAAAAGGTGCTTCGCTTAAAACCGTTGCCGTGCCGTGGAGGTAAACCGTTAACGGTTCGCCGGTTCTGTTGTTAAGCGTTACCCACCATAAATCCTCGACAGCAAGCCTTTCGGGCGGAGGCGTGTGTATACTTACGCCTACCATGCCCTGTGCAAAAATTACAAGCGGCAAAAAAACAAGTACAAATCCTATGAAATACTTTCTCATGCTACCCTCCTTTACCAGTTAGTTTGAATTGATGCTTTAAACTTAAATTCATTAAAATCCTCAATCAAAGCTTCTGAAACTCCTCCGGACGAATCCTCGCTTTTGTTGTAGAACGAATTGTAAGCGCTCAGCCTTATGCCCAGATGTTTTGATATCGGCACTATGGTTGATAAGTCCAGAGTCACCCGCTGTCCCGACCAATCCGACGAGAACGAAAGTCCATAAGAGTTTTTCCACCGCTTTATTATTGGATGAGTGAACTCAACATTGCCGAGGTATGTGGGACTTTCCTCCGACGAAACAGTAACTACCTGGGCAGACAACGACAAAGCCACCTGCGACGGAAACGAAACGGTATTTCCGAGCGTTAGTGTTGCATAGCTATCCTTTGTAGTCTCACCGCTGCGCTTTTCGTCATTCTGCTGGTACATAA comes from bacterium and encodes:
- a CDS encoding DUF11 domain-containing protein, whose protein sequence is MRKYFIGFVLVFLPLVIFAQGMVGVSIHTPPPERLAVEDLWWVTLNNRTGEPLTVYLHGTATVLSEAPFGAGVVFEAKTNDFELPPGTKIIRYSDIRKLRDVGYNEECRSYIQRTRKLPDGLYKICIEVVNASTGEVLGQSCIEHMVRTPRRPILIRPGDGVRIGTKTPIFSWRLEGTTTPMVGDTFLFRLVKIYDAQTPYEAMEANPPWFETKVVETSLRYPVSAKELELGKYAWRVELFSGVAKIAESDVRTFEVTEPVMAIQPAGVELTIDTVSALAGLADLLTVRSKLGTYFVSKSVDKKSAEKGDTLEYTIRITAGKKVKSGLKVIDPIPAGTELVKKSVKVTDAKTGKKIRAGV